From Chryseobacterium sp. H1D6B, a single genomic window includes:
- a CDS encoding S46 family peptidase produces MKRIFLLFTFLLGFAQMRADEGMWLLMLIKRLNGVDMQKEGLHLTPEEIYSVNNSSLKDAIVSFGGFCTGEIVSDKGLIFTNHHCGYGAVAAASTPEKDYLKNGFWAMKQKDEFNAKDLYVRFLVRMDDATQRINSKLNNNMTGEERKAVIDAETKAIQSENSENGKYTVVVKDFFNGNEFYYFVYQDYKDIRLVGAPPSSLGKFGGDTDNWEWPRHTADFTVFRVYSDAAGNPAEFSPNNVPLKPKHFLPVSLKGIKPGDFSMILGYPGRTNRYLTSYGIQQMVTKDYPAWVEASRLAMDVMKKYMDKDKATQLNYASQYASVANYWKNRQGTIDAVEKNGTITDKQKIEDTYRKWSIQSGNEAYDGVLEDIGTYYKQVSERNVERNYASQLTRNTKYISLAYQLGSVLKAYAAQDMQGRLAMKAKVDAAVKEAYENFNPALEGEMLNSMVNLYQTRVKNKEVASATILGLDSNTLSNTAYSSIFANKTSATNFVLNPDRLKLDADPLWKIANGVIADQKMSAEKYSKVDDNFAKNNRLFLAGLMKSMPDKKFYPDANSTMRLTYGTVDKLPIRQDRNYFGVTDNYYTDMTGLVGKYKKGDEEFDLPQRVIDLYNLKDFGQYADAAGYMPVNFLSNNDITGGNSGSPVIDGDGNLIGIAFDGNSEALSGDIVFEQEWQKTINVDVRFVLWTIDKYAGARRLIDELNLVRGENTPADTKTKMAPLKSEPKKAKKK; encoded by the coding sequence ATGAAAAGAATATTTCTACTATTCACTTTCTTGTTGGGTTTTGCTCAAATGAGGGCGGACGAGGGGATGTGGCTCTTAATGCTCATCAAAAGACTTAATGGGGTTGATATGCAAAAAGAAGGTTTGCATTTAACACCAGAAGAAATTTATTCCGTTAACAATTCCAGTTTAAAAGACGCGATCGTAAGCTTTGGTGGTTTTTGTACAGGAGAAATTGTTTCTGATAAAGGACTTATTTTCACCAACCACCACTGTGGTTACGGTGCGGTTGCAGCGGCTTCTACTCCAGAAAAAGATTATTTGAAAAACGGTTTCTGGGCCATGAAGCAAAAAGATGAATTTAATGCAAAAGATCTTTATGTAAGATTTTTAGTTAGAATGGATGATGCTACGCAGAGAATCAATTCTAAACTAAATAACAATATGACGGGTGAAGAGAGAAAAGCTGTTATTGATGCTGAAACAAAAGCAATACAGTCTGAAAACTCTGAAAACGGAAAATACACAGTAGTAGTAAAAGATTTCTTTAACGGAAATGAATTCTACTATTTTGTTTACCAGGACTATAAAGATATCAGATTAGTAGGTGCTCCGCCTTCATCATTAGGGAAATTCGGAGGAGATACAGATAACTGGGAATGGCCTAGACATACTGCAGATTTTACAGTTTTCAGAGTATATTCTGACGCAGCAGGAAATCCAGCAGAATTCTCTCCAAATAATGTTCCTTTAAAACCTAAACATTTCCTGCCAGTTTCTCTTAAAGGGATCAAGCCTGGTGATTTTTCAATGATTTTAGGATATCCTGGAAGAACAAACCGTTATTTGACATCTTACGGGATTCAGCAGATGGTAACTAAAGATTATCCGGCTTGGGTAGAAGCTTCTAGATTAGCAATGGATGTAATGAAGAAGTACATGGATAAAGACAAAGCTACTCAATTGAACTACGCTTCTCAATATGCTTCTGTAGCTAACTATTGGAAAAATAGACAAGGAACAATTGATGCTGTTGAAAAAAACGGAACCATCACTGATAAGCAGAAGATTGAAGACACTTATAGAAAATGGTCTATACAATCTGGAAACGAAGCATATGATGGTGTTTTAGAAGATATCGGAACTTATTACAAACAGGTATCTGAAAGAAATGTAGAAAGAAACTATGCTTCACAGCTTACAAGAAATACAAAATACATCAGTCTTGCTTACCAATTAGGCTCCGTCCTTAAGGCCTATGCTGCTCAGGACATGCAGGGAAGACTTGCAATGAAGGCAAAAGTAGATGCCGCTGTAAAAGAAGCTTATGAAAACTTTAATCCGGCTCTAGAAGGAGAAATGCTTAACTCAATGGTAAATCTATACCAGACAAGAGTGAAAAATAAAGAAGTTGCTTCGGCTACAATTTTAGGATTAGACTCTAATACATTATCCAATACAGCTTACTCATCTATCTTTGCTAACAAAACATCTGCTACCAATTTTGTTTTGAACCCAGACCGTTTAAAACTTGATGCAGATCCTCTTTGGAAAATCGCAAATGGAGTAATCGCAGATCAAAAAATGTCTGCTGAAAAATATTCTAAGGTGGATGATAATTTTGCTAAAAACAACCGTTTATTCTTAGCTGGATTAATGAAATCTATGCCTGATAAGAAATTCTATCCAGATGCTAACTCTACAATGAGATTAACGTACGGAACGGTAGATAAATTGCCAATCAGACAAGACAGAAACTATTTTGGAGTTACTGATAACTATTATACTGATATGACAGGTTTAGTAGGTAAATACAAAAAAGGTGATGAAGAATTTGATCTTCCTCAAAGAGTAATCGACCTTTATAACTTAAAAGATTTCGGTCAATATGCTGATGCAGCTGGTTATATGCCTGTAAACTTCCTTTCAAACAATGATATTACTGGTGGAAACTCTGGTTCTCCTGTAATTGACGGAGATGGAAACCTTATCGGTATTGCATTCGATGGAAACAGTGAGGCATTAAGCGGTGACATCGTTTTTGAACAAGAATGGCAGAAAACAATCAACGTAGACGTTCGTTTTGTTCTTTGGACAATCGACAAATATGCTGGTGCAAGAAGATTAATCGATGAGTTAAATCTTGTAAGAGGTGAAAACACTCCTGCAGATACAAAAACTAAAATGGCTCCTTTAAAATCAGAGCCTAAGAAAGCTAAGAAAAAATAA
- a CDS encoding DUF4919 domain-containing protein: MKYFFFLLLLFISVFGFSQKSKLDFKSIEKSLADPQSPYNYEKLIFKYKAYPKSLDSIEARYLYYGRSFKNDKISTSDEDFKNLADAFKDKKFDDCISLGKVLYEKDPTNLDVLLILLRAYDSKQDGSNFIHHLNQFRLLTDAIKGSGDGKSEKTAYNVNSVGDEYILLNILNIGEEYTRGSKSSKNGMIDIWEKDDNKIYIKVLYLNF, from the coding sequence ATGAAATATTTCTTTTTCCTTCTGCTTCTTTTTATTTCGGTTTTTGGCTTCAGCCAGAAATCGAAATTAGATTTTAAAAGTATTGAGAAAAGCCTTGCTGATCCGCAGTCTCCATATAATTACGAAAAACTGATTTTTAAGTATAAAGCTTATCCCAAGTCTTTAGACAGCATAGAAGCCCGATATCTGTATTATGGAAGAAGCTTCAAAAATGATAAAATTTCCACCTCAGATGAGGATTTTAAAAATTTGGCGGATGCTTTCAAGGATAAAAAATTTGATGACTGTATAAGTCTGGGAAAGGTTTTATATGAAAAAGATCCTACTAATCTGGATGTACTGCTTATTTTGCTTAGGGCATATGATTCAAAGCAGGATGGAAGCAATTTTATCCATCATCTCAATCAGTTTCGTTTGCTGACAGATGCTATAAAAGGATCTGGAGATGGAAAATCTGAAAAAACCGCATATAATGTCAACTCAGTAGGAGACGAATATATTCTTCTGAATATTCTGAACATCGGGGAGGAGTATACAAGGGGATCAAAATCTTCAAAAAATGGAATGATAGACATTTGGGAAAAAGACGACAACAAAATATATATTAAAGTACTTTATTTAAATTTTTAA
- a CDS encoding sodium:proton antiporter: MELYYSFSALIVLASIFAYINYRFLKLPSTIGIMVIAIVVSIFLVLFGESFLPRTFLHLNNLMNSIDFTEVLMGAMLNFLLFAGGIHINIDDLKEQFRPVLIFSTAGVVISTFIVGFGMFYLLPLVGIQLPFIYCLVFGALISPTDPVAVLSILKQANVSKSLETKVAGESLFNDGMAVVVFTVVLQLAVGKEVDLSVESIGILLMKEAGGGLLLGVLLGWITSRLMREVDDYIISVLVTLSVVMGGYLIARQMHISGPLTMVAAGLFMGNFNVRFKMKSVTQDYLIKFWELIDEILNAVLFLFIGFELLMIKDLNHFVIPGLIAIFVVLSARFISIWGPSKFMSFRTRFSPQTIKVLFWGGIRGGVSIALAMSIPKSEYSNIILSITYCVVVFSIIVQGLTIAKVANPKKIAVEEQELESKALNEGH; the protein is encoded by the coding sequence TTGGAATTATATTATTCATTTTCAGCACTGATAGTTTTAGCATCAATTTTCGCCTATATTAATTACAGATTCCTAAAACTCCCGAGTACAATCGGGATTATGGTGATCGCTATTGTAGTTTCTATTTTTTTAGTTCTGTTCGGTGAAAGTTTTCTGCCGAGAACTTTTCTGCATCTTAATAACTTAATGAACAGCATCGACTTTACAGAAGTTTTGATGGGTGCTATGCTGAATTTCCTTTTGTTTGCAGGAGGGATTCATATTAATATTGATGATCTTAAAGAACAGTTCCGGCCGGTTCTTATATTTTCAACTGCTGGAGTGGTGATTTCTACTTTTATTGTAGGTTTTGGAATGTTTTATTTATTGCCGCTGGTTGGCATTCAGCTTCCTTTTATTTATTGTCTGGTATTTGGGGCATTGATCTCACCTACAGATCCCGTAGCTGTTCTCAGTATTTTAAAACAAGCAAATGTTTCAAAATCTTTAGAGACTAAAGTTGCAGGAGAATCACTCTTTAATGATGGGATGGCCGTTGTGGTTTTTACAGTAGTATTACAGCTGGCTGTAGGAAAAGAAGTGGATCTAAGTGTTGAAAGCATTGGGATATTACTAATGAAAGAAGCTGGAGGAGGTTTGCTGCTGGGTGTTTTATTAGGATGGATTACCTCCCGATTAATGCGTGAAGTAGATGATTATATTATTTCCGTACTGGTAACACTTTCAGTAGTAATGGGAGGCTATCTTATTGCGAGACAGATGCATATTTCAGGACCGTTAACAATGGTTGCAGCAGGTTTATTTATGGGTAACTTCAATGTAAGATTTAAAATGAAATCTGTAACACAGGATTATCTGATTAAATTCTGGGAATTGATCGATGAGATTCTGAATGCGGTATTATTCCTATTCATCGGGTTTGAACTGTTGATGATAAAAGACCTCAACCATTTTGTTATTCCCGGCCTTATTGCAATTTTTGTAGTGCTGTCTGCCAGATTTATTTCTATCTGGGGACCTTCAAAATTCATGTCATTCAGAACAAGGTTCAGTCCGCAGACGATAAAAGTGCTGTTCTGGGGCGGTATCCGGGGCGGAGTTTCCATTGCTCTGGCGATGTCTATTCCTAAAAGCGAATACAGCAATATTATTTTAAGTATTACTTATTGTGTAGTCGTGTTTTCTATTATAGTTCAGGGGCTTACTATTGCTAAAGTTGCCAATCCTAAGAAGATTGCAGTAGAAGAGCAGGAGCTGGAAAGTAAGGCTTTAAATGAAGGACACTAG
- the hflX gene encoding GTPase HflX has protein sequence MLEKKEHNYEKAVLVGVITQNQDEDKLIEYMDELEFLAFTAGATVQKRFTQKLTQPDSKTFIGSGKAQEIKEYVKENEIGTIIFDDELSPSQLKNLEKEIEVKILDRTNLILDIFAQRAQTSYARTQVELAQYQYLLPRLTRMWTHLERQKGGIGMRGPGETEIETDRRIIRDRISLLKDKLKTIDKQMATQRNNRGKVVRAALVGYTNVGKSTLMNALSKSEVFAENKLFATLDTTVRKVVIGNLPFLLTDTVGFIRKLPTQLVESFKSTLDEVREADLLIHVVDISHESFEDHIESVNHTLMEIDAHQKPMIMVFNKIDDFSYEKKDEDDLTPATRKNVSLEEWKKTWMAKSKHPTVFVSALTKENFPEMKKLIYDEVMKIHISRFPYNDFLFEYFDNDEEEEEKNND, from the coding sequence ATGCTAGAAAAGAAAGAACATAATTACGAAAAAGCTGTTTTGGTGGGTGTTATTACTCAAAATCAAGATGAAGACAAGCTGATAGAGTATATGGACGAACTAGAGTTTTTGGCTTTCACAGCAGGAGCCACCGTACAAAAGCGTTTTACTCAAAAATTAACCCAGCCTGATTCCAAAACTTTTATTGGAAGTGGAAAAGCTCAGGAAATAAAAGAATATGTAAAGGAAAATGAAATAGGAACAATCATCTTTGATGATGAGCTGTCTCCTTCTCAGCTTAAAAATCTTGAAAAAGAAATTGAAGTTAAAATTCTCGACAGAACAAACCTTATTCTTGATATTTTTGCCCAAAGAGCACAGACTTCTTATGCGAGAACTCAGGTTGAGCTGGCGCAGTACCAATATCTTTTACCCAGACTGACAAGAATGTGGACCCACTTAGAACGTCAGAAAGGAGGAATAGGGATGAGAGGTCCTGGGGAAACAGAAATTGAAACTGACCGCCGTATCATCCGTGACAGAATTTCCTTATTGAAGGATAAGCTGAAAACTATTGATAAGCAGATGGCTACACAGCGAAACAACCGTGGAAAAGTAGTCCGTGCCGCTTTAGTAGGATACACTAACGTAGGAAAATCAACTTTAATGAACGCGCTTTCAAAGTCTGAAGTTTTTGCGGAAAATAAACTGTTTGCAACCCTTGATACCACGGTAAGAAAGGTTGTTATAGGAAACCTTCCGTTTTTACTTACAGATACAGTAGGATTTATCAGAAAATTACCGACTCAGCTGGTGGAATCTTTTAAATCTACTTTGGATGAGGTTCGTGAAGCGGATCTTCTTATTCATGTCGTAGATATTTCTCATGAAAGCTTTGAAGACCACATAGAATCTGTAAATCATACCTTAATGGAAATTGATGCTCATCAGAAACCGATGATCATGGTTTTCAATAAAATTGATGATTTCAGCTATGAGAAAAAAGATGAAGATGATCTTACCCCGGCCACAAGGAAAAATGTTTCTTTAGAAGAATGGAAGAAAACATGGATGGCAAAATCTAAACATCCAACCGTTTTTGTTTCGGCTTTAACCAAAGAAAACTTTCCTGAAATGAAAAAGCTGATCTATGATGAGGTGATGAAAATTCATATTTCACGATTCCCTTACAACGATTTCCTTTTCGAATATTTTGATAACGACGAAGAGGAAGAAGAAAAGAACAACGATTAA
- a CDS encoding T9SS type A sorting domain-containing protein — MKTKLIFLVFYLFLNTLNISAQCTFTPTITSPRLGVQFSGSVVFCNTESETLSTQVYDTYQWYKQEWDWQTPNNNPWVPIPGANSQDLTINGSSDMLNYFKVEVTLNGCTAESQKILADGFAYGLPAMIATFIPGTYQQVGDTEYNICEGATVQFQNIFPVLYENHTWYKCDPGTIPPVAGDPCIIAGVTGPQYTATGSGNYGFYACTKYCPDQCEFLGLNNFVKLNFGNWGFCTLGTGETKPKKNDLTVYPNPAAQFLYVGRESDKIYKEISIVDISGKLVLQKSNHKYNEAIDVSRLTPGTYIITSKSSDGKLFNNKFIKK; from the coding sequence ATGAAGACAAAATTAATTTTTTTAGTGTTTTATTTATTTCTTAATACTTTAAATATAAGCGCTCAGTGTACATTTACACCAACAATTACCAGCCCAAGGCTTGGCGTGCAGTTTTCCGGATCAGTTGTATTTTGTAATACAGAATCTGAAACTCTCTCTACGCAGGTATATGACACGTACCAATGGTATAAGCAGGAATGGGACTGGCAGACTCCGAATAATAACCCCTGGGTTCCTATACCAGGTGCAAACTCTCAAGATCTGACCATTAACGGATCTAGTGATATGCTTAATTACTTTAAGGTTGAGGTTACTCTTAACGGCTGTACAGCGGAAAGTCAAAAAATTCTTGCTGATGGATTTGCTTACGGACTTCCAGCGATGATAGCTACTTTTATACCGGGAACCTACCAGCAGGTTGGGGATACGGAGTATAATATCTGTGAGGGAGCGACTGTTCAGTTTCAAAATATCTTTCCGGTTTTGTATGAAAATCATACCTGGTACAAATGTGATCCAGGTACTATTCCGCCCGTTGCGGGAGATCCATGTATAATTGCGGGAGTAACCGGCCCGCAATATACAGCAACCGGATCAGGGAATTATGGATTTTATGCATGTACTAAATACTGTCCGGATCAATGCGAATTTTTAGGTCTTAATAATTTTGTAAAGCTGAATTTTGGAAACTGGGGCTTCTGTACCTTAGGAACAGGTGAAACAAAGCCCAAAAAGAATGATCTTACGGTCTATCCGAATCCCGCAGCACAATTTCTTTATGTGGGCAGAGAATCAGACAAAATATACAAAGAGATTTCAATTGTAGATATTTCTGGAAAGCTTGTTTTACAGAAGAGTAACCATAAATATAATGAGGCAATAGATGTAAGCCGTCTTACGCCGGGAACTTATATTATAACCTCTAAAAGCTCTGATGGAAAATTGTTTAATAATAAGTTTATAAAAAAATAG
- a CDS encoding META domain-containing protein, translating into MKKILISFLAVFILGLILNCSSAQIKNPHIQREWMLVSFENFTKDQLIKSKAGINLTAEKEGNKIGGSAFMGCNKLFFSSEFKKNGIVKISGMGSTMMACQNMELETSFAKNFGNMTKYSVEGHFLTLSDEKGNTMRFVAADWD; encoded by the coding sequence ATGAAAAAAATATTAATTTCTTTTTTAGCCGTTTTTATCTTAGGACTGATTTTAAATTGTTCATCAGCACAAATTAAAAATCCGCACATTCAAAGAGAATGGATGCTGGTTTCCTTTGAAAATTTCACAAAAGATCAATTAATAAAAAGTAAGGCTGGAATTAATTTAACAGCCGAAAAAGAAGGAAATAAAATTGGAGGTTCGGCTTTTATGGGGTGCAATAAACTATTTTTTAGTTCTGAATTTAAAAAAAACGGGATAGTAAAGATTTCCGGAATGGGAAGCACGATGATGGCCTGCCAAAATATGGAGTTGGAAACATCGTTTGCAAAAAACTTTGGAAACATGACAAAATATTCAGTAGAGGGGCATTTTCTTACGCTGTCTGATGAAAAAGGAAATACAATGAGATTTGTTGCTGCAGATTGGGATTGA
- a CDS encoding LytTR family DNA-binding domain-containing protein, whose amino-acid sequence MITNIRCMIIDDDELDTLVLRNHLKRYENIKITATFNTAEKAVAYLDLPIDLLFIDIDLPGMSGIEFRKLAHKIPFCIFISSHLEHAVEAFEVDTLDFITKPLQTDRFHHSMQKLFDYFEMKEKCECFDALIGENSIKIKENGNIFQIKITDILYLEALKDYTRIITSDKKHCILDSLGNILHKSHFDSFVRIHRSYAVPKHLIRSKNTHEVELVDHIKLPIGRAYKNNLSFFTL is encoded by the coding sequence ATGATTACCAATATTAGATGTATGATTATTGATGATGATGAACTGGACACACTGGTTCTCCGCAATCATCTCAAAAGATATGAGAATATAAAAATCACCGCCACTTTTAATACAGCTGAGAAGGCAGTTGCTTATCTTGACCTCCCTATTGATCTTTTATTCATAGATATTGATCTTCCCGGAATGAGCGGCATTGAATTCAGAAAACTCGCCCATAAAATTCCCTTCTGCATTTTCATAAGTTCTCACTTGGAACATGCGGTGGAAGCATTTGAAGTAGACACCTTAGATTTCATCACAAAACCTCTACAAACAGATCGTTTCCATCATTCGATGCAGAAGCTTTTTGATTATTTTGAAATGAAAGAAAAATGCGAGTGTTTTGATGCTTTAATTGGTGAAAACAGCATTAAAATAAAAGAGAACGGCAATATCTTTCAAATCAAAATAACGGATATTCTTTATCTTGAGGCGTTAAAGGACTACACCAGAATTATAACTTCTGACAAAAAACACTGCATATTAGATTCTCTTGGCAACATTTTACATAAAAGCCATTTTGATTCATTCGTGAGAATACATCGCAGCTATGCCGTTCCTAAACATCTCATCCGAAGTAAAAACACTCATGAAGTTGAACTTGTAGATCACATAAAACTCCCTATAGGAAGAGCTTATAAGAATAATTTGTCTTTTTTCACACTTTAA
- a CDS encoding amino acid adenylation domain-containing protein, with amino-acid sequence MANSISTSDRQSVPSAVSLSQEDREKLLHEFNKTKWDYPQEETLISLFKKQVERYPENKAAVYQNQQITYRELDEKSSQLANALLAKGIKEEMYVPILLDRSLEWIIAVIGVLKTGAAYVPIDPAYPVKRVDYILSDTDASIIITNQVNSRTFDKSIEVFYLDHRENLDGLPIQHPEVMLCQNTLAYTIYTSGSTGNPKGVMVAHQSIQHLVTWHNYYFQVDNTSRLSLAAGLAFDISVWETWSALTSGAVLFIADNEERTEVSALVDYYYKNRITHGFVPTVLAPAVVDKTKTYNNLELQYLFTAGEKLKPVLTDGLNYELIDYYGPTECTVYATFKKVEDVNGEYISSIGTPIANTQAYILGEHMELLPIGATGELYIGGVLLAKGYLNNEELTASKFVVNPFMETEKIYRTGDLARWSADGEIQFLGRIDNQVKIRGFRVELGEIERTLARLEGIEEAVVITKDTSANNKYLVSFIVLKPGAEKNLTLVRQQLKEELPGYMIPAQIIVIDKIPLTANGKTNIQGLSELADKEAKELVSHEPPTNETEKIIADIWSAELERPIINITDNFFDIGGNSLFVAIVAVAMEGKLAVKVYMRDIYQYPVLQKLADVLTIRAKEARDAIPFEDVEPYVELQQDVYLNPGTVFEGRFDPKQLENPAAVFLTGATGFVGIHLLQELLDTTTAEIYCLVRAQDEFHAMEKIDRCYGQFHISQNAEQRKRIIPVIGDLMLPSLGMSEDNFKMLAAKIDVIYHSGSSVNFIEPYSYMKAPNVEGLREIIRLAGAVRTKCLALLSTISVYSWGHIFTGKTVMLESDDIEQNIMSVSKDIGYVRSKYVMEAIADLAEKEGLPLITYRLGYAMCHSETGASAPYQWWSGLVKNCIEFQSYPALTELREGLITVDYMTKAMAHITKNKEAVGKKFNLIARPETNLTLEDFFGLLKKHYPHPLRPLSYKDWRKQWENDSKNRLYPLTSLFKDNMHEGLSTVELYQNTYIWDCSNVIRFLEGSGIQEPVFDKNLLDSYLEYLGIPV; translated from the coding sequence ATGGCAAATTCAATTTCAACATCAGACAGACAATCTGTTCCATCCGCTGTGTCTTTATCCCAAGAAGACAGAGAAAAACTCCTGCATGAATTTAATAAAACAAAATGGGATTATCCACAGGAGGAAACCTTAATATCACTTTTTAAAAAACAGGTGGAACGATATCCAGAAAATAAAGCGGCTGTATATCAAAACCAGCAAATAACGTATCGTGAACTAGATGAGAAAAGCAGTCAGCTCGCAAATGCTCTTTTAGCGAAAGGAATAAAAGAAGAAATGTATGTTCCTATATTGCTGGACCGCTCTCTGGAGTGGATTATTGCGGTTATTGGCGTTTTAAAAACAGGAGCAGCATATGTGCCTATAGATCCTGCCTATCCTGTAAAGCGGGTAGATTATATTCTTTCGGATACTGACGCTTCAATTATTATTACAAATCAAGTAAACAGCCGCACTTTTGATAAAAGTATTGAAGTATTTTATCTGGATCACAGGGAGAATCTGGATGGTCTGCCTATCCAGCATCCAGAGGTTATGCTCTGTCAAAATACTCTGGCCTATACAATATATACTTCGGGTTCTACTGGGAATCCCAAGGGTGTTATGGTTGCACATCAGAGCATTCAGCATCTCGTCACTTGGCATAACTATTATTTCCAGGTAGATAATACATCCAGGCTGTCTCTGGCTGCTGGATTAGCATTTGATATATCTGTATGGGAAACCTGGTCGGCACTTACTTCAGGAGCCGTACTCTTTATAGCAGATAACGAAGAGCGTACAGAAGTTTCAGCCTTAGTAGATTATTACTATAAAAACCGCATTACACACGGCTTTGTCCCTACTGTTTTGGCGCCGGCTGTTGTTGATAAGACTAAAACTTATAATAATTTAGAGCTGCAGTACCTTTTTACAGCTGGGGAAAAGCTTAAACCAGTTCTCACAGATGGACTAAATTATGAACTGATTGATTATTACGGCCCTACTGAATGCACTGTATATGCTACTTTTAAAAAAGTTGAAGATGTTAATGGAGAGTATATATCATCAATAGGCACGCCGATAGCCAATACCCAGGCTTATATTTTAGGGGAGCATATGGAGCTGCTGCCGATAGGTGCTACAGGAGAATTATATATTGGAGGTGTACTCTTGGCTAAGGGGTATCTTAATAATGAAGAGCTTACCGCTTCAAAATTCGTTGTTAATCCATTCATGGAAACAGAAAAGATTTACAGGACCGGGGATCTTGCCAGATGGTCGGCAGACGGCGAAATTCAGTTTTTAGGGAGAATAGATAATCAGGTAAAGATCCGGGGGTTTAGGGTTGAGCTTGGAGAAATAGAACGTACGCTTGCCAGATTAGAAGGTATAGAGGAAGCGGTAGTAATAACAAAAGATACTTCAGCCAATAATAAATATCTTGTTTCTTTCATTGTGCTAAAGCCTGGTGCAGAAAAGAATCTTACACTAGTAAGGCAGCAGCTGAAAGAAGAACTTCCAGGTTATATGATACCAGCTCAGATTATTGTTATAGATAAAATACCACTTACGGCAAACGGAAAAACAAATATTCAGGGGCTGTCAGAATTAGCTGATAAAGAAGCTAAAGAGCTTGTTTCGCATGAACCTCCTACTAATGAGACCGAAAAAATTATAGCAGATATATGGTCGGCTGAATTGGAACGCCCAATCATTAACATCACAGATAATTTTTTTGACATTGGGGGAAATTCTCTTTTTGTCGCTATAGTAGCCGTTGCTATGGAGGGAAAACTAGCTGTAAAAGTATATATGCGGGATATTTACCAATACCCGGTACTGCAAAAGCTGGCAGATGTATTGACAATCCGTGCCAAAGAAGCGAGGGATGCAATTCCATTTGAGGATGTAGAGCCTTATGTTGAATTACAGCAGGATGTGTACCTAAATCCGGGAACGGTATTTGAGGGCAGATTTGATCCAAAACAATTAGAAAACCCAGCTGCAGTATTTTTGACGGGTGCTACAGGGTTTGTAGGAATTCATCTTCTTCAGGAGCTTTTAGATACTACCACGGCGGAAATTTATTGTCTTGTTAGAGCACAGGATGAATTTCATGCCATGGAAAAAATAGACAGATGTTACGGCCAATTTCATATTTCTCAGAATGCAGAGCAACGGAAAAGGATTATTCCTGTAATAGGAGATTTGATGCTGCCGTCGCTGGGGATGTCGGAAGATAACTTCAAAATGCTGGCCGCTAAGATAGATGTTATCTACCATTCAGGAAGTTCGGTAAATTTTATTGAACCCTATTCTTATATGAAAGCACCAAATGTAGAAGGGCTTAGGGAAATTATACGGCTTGCCGGTGCAGTAAGAACCAAATGTCTTGCTTTGTTATCTACTATTTCTGTATACAGCTGGGGACATATATTTACAGGTAAAACTGTGATGTTAGAATCTGATGATATCGAACAAAATATTATGTCGGTAAGTAAAGACATCGGTTATGTAAGAAGTAAATATGTAATGGAAGCGATAGCTGACCTGGCTGAAAAAGAAGGGCTGCCTTTAATCACTTATCGTCTTGGGTATGCCATGTGCCACAGCGAAACAGGCGCGAGTGCTCCGTATCAATGGTGGTCTGGTTTGGTGAAAAACTGCATTGAATTTCAGTCCTATCCCGCACTTACTGAGCTTAGGGAGGGTTTAATAACAGTTGATTACATGACTAAAGCTATGGCGCATATAACAAAGAATAAAGAGGCTGTAGGAAAGAAGTTTAATTTAATTGCAAGGCCGGAAACTAATCTTACTCTTGAGGATTTCTTTGGACTTCTTAAAAAACATTATCCGCATCCGCTCAGACCTCTTTCGTATAAAGACTGGAGAAAACAATGGGAAAACGACAGCAAAAATCGTTTGTATCCATTGACCAGCCTTTTTAAAGACAATATGCATGAAGGCTTGTCTACGGTAGAGCTTTATCAAAACACCTATATCTGGGACTGCTCTAATGTAATTCGATTCCTTGAAGGTTCAGGGATACAAGAGCCGGTATTTGATAAAAATCTGTTGGACTCTTATCTGGAATATCTGGGAATCCCGGTTTGA